In Paenibacillus sp. G2S3, a single window of DNA contains:
- a CDS encoding DUF3600 domain-containing protein: protein MNFNEELRTVLQEEARNLSAPPELKEQILNQTVTRLGGRRMKKWLVASIMAAALLIPTGAYAGYHYLADNMYGSPATAATIGVTQQQYDRLEAKLQNAKQSFNEEEFTKLMSLLKEMGSYNLQMTDAEGVFHLEQLSAKDQKAYKELQAKLEPYFEQINEAKTSKKSVQSVDRDTFWNSLLEKAEQRLTEKEFEETEQLITELQSYDAKVFDSDGSVHMERLSKEEIQNQEKLMEALDPYIKKIDMMIKPSS, encoded by the coding sequence ATGAATTTCAATGAAGAGTTACGGACAGTTCTGCAGGAAGAGGCGAGAAATCTAAGTGCCCCACCAGAACTGAAGGAGCAAATACTAAATCAGACCGTGACGAGATTAGGGGGAAGACGAATGAAAAAATGGCTCGTGGCAAGTATTATGGCGGCTGCACTATTAATTCCTACTGGTGCTTATGCCGGATATCATTATTTGGCAGACAACATGTATGGGTCCCCAGCAACTGCCGCTACGATTGGAGTAACTCAGCAACAATATGATAGGCTTGAAGCCAAGCTGCAGAACGCGAAGCAAAGCTTTAACGAAGAGGAATTCACAAAGCTGATGTCCTTACTAAAGGAAATGGGCTCTTATAATCTGCAAATGACTGATGCTGAAGGTGTCTTTCACTTAGAGCAGTTAAGTGCGAAGGATCAGAAGGCATATAAAGAATTACAGGCTAAGCTTGAACCTTATTTCGAACAAATAAATGAAGCGAAAACATCAAAGAAATCAGTGCAATCCGTAGATCGTGATACGTTCTGGAATAGCTTGCTTGAAAAAGCTGAACAGAGGCTTACTGAAAAAGAGTTTGAGGAGACCGAACAATTAATAACTGAGTTACAAAGCTATGATGCCAAGGTATTTGATTCAGATGGAAGTGTTCATATGGAACGGCTTTCGAAAGAGGAGATACAAAACCAAGAGAAGTTAATGGAAGCGCTCGACCCATATATTAAAAAGATAGATATGATGATTAAACCTAGCTCTTAG
- a CDS encoding MarR family transcriptional regulator, whose protein sequence is MSTEQDKQYAIHKVMESMANVQQKSQFFIDMITKQETLTHNQILLLFQLRLIGSLNITDISERFIITPGAASSMCDKLEDAGLIERVRTKEDRRVVNIVLTEQGHQRILHIFEAFPTSDLNKISGTLEQINVLMDKMMN, encoded by the coding sequence ATGAGCACAGAGCAAGATAAACAATATGCTATCCATAAGGTTATGGAATCTATGGCAAATGTGCAGCAGAAATCCCAGTTCTTCATTGATATGATCACCAAGCAGGAGACCCTGACTCACAATCAGATCCTACTGCTGTTCCAGCTCAGGCTTATAGGTAGCTTGAACATTACTGACATCTCCGAACGATTCATTATTACACCAGGAGCCGCTTCCTCGATGTGCGATAAGTTGGAAGATGCCGGTCTTATCGAACGTGTGCGGACGAAGGAGGATCGCAGAGTCGTCAACATTGTCCTTACAGAACAAGGGCATCAGCGGATTCTCCATATCTTTGAAGCCTTTCCTACCTCGGATTTGAATAAAATCTCAGGAACCTTAGAACAAATAAATGTGCTAATGGATAAAATGATGAACTAA
- a CDS encoding YjgB family protein, producing MSAQIKFLAVSVLLTGMIGLAGCSSNKEQANSATPTIAPTETAVTATTEPEVSPSTPPAETAPSATTSPTETNKDTANAGSQNSDKQLKELLELAKKGKVPGVEYVAHTGLIDEVEADWGKPDQQEPAGKGIYATYTDEHVVFGFNKGSLIFDVRSSDTALQDLTLKQIEGTLGKPDDTKVNGEDKIYTYQANDQFQLKFIIPNSTGKVGHISVFSEQDSTNNMAG from the coding sequence ATGTCAGCACAGATTAAATTTTTAGCAGTCTCAGTTTTGCTCACAGGAATGATTGGATTAGCTGGATGCAGCTCGAACAAAGAGCAAGCTAATTCAGCCACCCCAACGATAGCACCAACTGAAACGGCTGTAACAGCAACCACAGAACCAGAAGTTAGTCCATCAACCCCTCCTGCGGAAACTGCACCATCAGCGACCACTTCTCCTACGGAGACTAATAAAGATACAGCCAACGCAGGTTCGCAGAATAGCGACAAACAACTCAAAGAACTACTTGAGCTTGCCAAAAAGGGTAAGGTTCCGGGGGTTGAATATGTTGCTCATACCGGACTTATTGATGAGGTAGAAGCGGACTGGGGTAAGCCCGATCAACAAGAGCCAGCGGGAAAAGGTATTTATGCAACCTACACTGATGAACATGTCGTATTCGGATTCAATAAAGGGAGCCTAATCTTCGATGTTCGTTCCAGTGATACTGCGCTGCAAGACCTGACACTGAAACAAATCGAGGGGACGCTAGGCAAGCCGGATGATACCAAAGTGAACGGCGAGGATAAAATCTACACTTATCAAGCCAATGATCAATTTCAGTTGAAATTCATTATTCCAAATTCGACAGGTAAAGTGGGTCACATCTCCGTGTTTAGTGAACAGGATTCCACCAATAATATGGCTGGCTAA
- a CDS encoding aspartyl-phosphate phosphatase Spo0E family protein yields the protein MNNPEIIQKRIEGARAKLYLMERQHGGLLHPNVIRQSMRLDELINQYNKAIHSDNES from the coding sequence ATGAATAATCCAGAAATTATCCAAAAAAGAATAGAAGGTGCTAGAGCCAAACTTTATTTGATGGAAAGGCAACACGGAGGGTTGTTACATCCCAATGTGATCAGACAGTCGATGAGGTTGGATGAATTAATCAATCAGTACAATAAAGCCATACATAGTGATAACGAGAGTTGA
- a CDS encoding winged helix-turn-helix domain-containing protein, which translates to MQLELIESEYKVTGDGITIELFPKEFTLFQFLYKNRGRTFSREQLLDNVWPLEYPVERTVDDHIYRLRKKLSKLQGLDIKTVRGFGYSLTMQEPSVTMTNPTTYDAKMQETMREVFVKYHQYGQGRSMLTLARQQDVLGYEMDPFYSIYIHFVQGDLEWLLNTEEVEIEERFYSLLICYIFLGDPKQKLEFCELVLEKKILLPPQHREMEILNILDLYTFAGQPEKALQRLKLTHEVIKEPGYENFIPVTAISEMLVHLWMGTADQELERMAKAIEVLLLEKPFLREIGSYKVARGLWMLRRKSWREAEELLDEALQVLEMSGFVPMQIYALYRIVHYCNEFSPKSALHQKYADLFEREKEERGFHRLEQALENVLMNIVTGL; encoded by the coding sequence ATGCAGCTGGAATTAATCGAAAGTGAATACAAAGTGACCGGAGATGGGATAACGATCGAATTATTCCCAAAAGAATTTACGCTTTTTCAGTTCTTGTACAAAAATAGAGGACGTACGTTCAGTCGGGAACAGTTGCTGGATAACGTATGGCCATTGGAGTATCCGGTAGAACGAACGGTAGATGATCATATTTATAGGCTTCGTAAAAAGCTTAGCAAGCTACAAGGCTTAGATATTAAGACTGTTCGTGGATTTGGTTATAGTCTGACGATGCAGGAGCCATCTGTAACTATGACCAATCCGACTACATATGACGCAAAGATGCAAGAGACGATGCGTGAGGTATTCGTAAAATATCATCAATACGGCCAAGGACGATCCATGTTAACCCTAGCGAGACAACAGGATGTTTTGGGTTATGAAATGGATCCGTTCTATTCGATCTATATTCATTTTGTGCAGGGAGATTTGGAATGGCTTCTGAACACAGAGGAAGTTGAGATAGAAGAGCGTTTCTATTCTTTGTTGATCTGTTATATTTTTTTGGGTGATCCAAAGCAGAAACTGGAGTTCTGCGAGCTAGTCCTTGAGAAAAAGATTCTTTTGCCGCCCCAGCATCGTGAAATGGAGATTCTTAATATTCTGGATTTGTACACATTTGCCGGGCAACCGGAAAAAGCACTACAACGATTAAAGCTAACGCATGAAGTGATTAAAGAGCCTGGGTATGAGAACTTCATTCCTGTAACGGCCATTTCCGAAATGCTCGTACACTTGTGGATGGGGACAGCAGATCAGGAATTGGAACGGATGGCGAAAGCCATTGAAGTGCTTTTGTTGGAAAAGCCCTTTTTGCGTGAGATCGGCAGTTATAAGGTTGCAAGAGGATTATGGATGTTACGGCGTAAGTCTTGGCGTGAAGCAGAGGAATTATTGGATGAGGCGCTCCAGGTGCTGGAGATGTCGGGATTCGTGCCGATGCAGATATATGCATTATACCGAATTGTTCACTATTGTAACGAGTTTTCCCCAAAGTCAGCTTTGCATCAGAAATATGCAGATTTATTTGAACGAGAGAAAGAAGAGCGGGGATTCCATCGTTTGGAGCAAGCCTTGGAAAACGTGCTTATGAATATCGTGACAGGTCTCTGA
- a CDS encoding MFS transporter, which produces MNASSQAGTSLLKNKVYMRVYSAFATATFGDWFDALAIQVLVGYRWQASPLMLALIPVSIALPGILLGSVAGVAADRLNKLKLMRMCDLLTALLTVLVLFAPSMVWLLPLLMLRAAISTLNVPAQQSMTRSLVREDQLLQATSLNGIVNQGSKIAGPLLGGFALSVLTPQWCILINACLRGCSYLLLLTVKNNEVGQVSSDQGKKEEQVPLRTMWKEGWSFMLRSRLLLNSMLFGLVGALAIQMIDFQFTSLFRIIAPAEESMLGWLVAATGVGAIFMIMVMNKMNRGTGYGWKLGTGYALIGVAVGGLGLLQPGVTSLPVLLLGFVLGLGNGMFMITFNYCLQKETPPHMTGRVFGIQSTILSGVMIGAPLLGGMLVQAAGPSRIFFNFGIVIALIGVLGIVFGRVLWPKEKEMTDSIVEQSVKVKVMET; this is translated from the coding sequence ATGAATGCTTCATCACAAGCAGGAACGAGTCTGCTAAAAAACAAAGTGTATATGCGTGTGTACAGCGCGTTCGCGACAGCTACTTTTGGGGATTGGTTCGATGCACTGGCAATTCAGGTGCTTGTAGGGTACCGTTGGCAAGCTAGTCCGTTAATGCTCGCCTTGATTCCGGTCTCTATAGCTTTACCTGGGATTCTCCTCGGCTCGGTTGCAGGGGTAGCGGCTGATCGGCTGAATAAGCTGAAACTAATGCGCATGTGCGATCTACTTACGGCATTGTTAACAGTACTAGTGCTTTTTGCTCCCAGTATGGTGTGGCTACTTCCGTTACTGATGCTGCGAGCTGCTATCTCCACGTTAAACGTACCTGCCCAGCAGTCGATGACCCGCAGTTTGGTTAGAGAGGATCAACTGCTTCAAGCCACCTCACTTAATGGAATCGTAAATCAGGGCTCCAAAATCGCTGGGCCATTGCTGGGTGGCTTTGCATTGTCTGTGCTGACACCACAGTGGTGCATTTTGATTAATGCTTGTCTCAGAGGTTGCTCGTACCTGCTTCTATTGACCGTTAAGAACAATGAGGTGGGTCAAGTCAGCTCAGATCAGGGCAAAAAAGAGGAACAGGTCCCCCTTCGCACGATGTGGAAGGAAGGCTGGAGTTTTATGCTCCGCAGCAGACTGCTGCTGAACAGCATGCTGTTTGGTTTAGTCGGTGCGTTAGCTATTCAGATGATCGATTTCCAGTTTACTAGTCTATTCAGAATTATTGCACCTGCTGAGGAATCTATGTTGGGCTGGCTTGTGGCGGCAACTGGCGTGGGTGCTATATTCATGATCATGGTCATGAACAAAATGAACCGGGGAACAGGCTACGGCTGGAAGCTAGGTACAGGTTATGCACTTATTGGTGTAGCGGTTGGAGGGCTTGGCCTGCTTCAGCCAGGCGTCACCAGCCTTCCTGTATTGCTGCTAGGATTTGTACTGGGTCTCGGAAACGGAATGTTTATGATTACGTTCAATTATTGCTTGCAAAAAGAAACACCGCCGCACATGACAGGGCGTGTGTTCGGTATTCAGAGTACCATTCTGAGCGGAGTTATGATTGGCGCTCCACTCCTCGGTGGAATGCTGGTTCAGGCCGCTGGGCCTAGCCGAATCTTTTTTAACTTTGGTATCGTAATCGCTTTGATTGGTGTGCTGGGCATCGTATTCGGACGCGTGCTTTGGCCTAAGGAGAAGGAGATGACGGATAGCATAGTGGAGCAATCTGTGAAGGTTAAAGTGATGGAAACTTAA
- a CDS encoding sigma-70 family RNA polymerase sigma factor, which yields MKHPNEYSQLIALTLAGSREAYGELYEATIRDVYQTVHFLVRETSDVDDIVQEIYIQVHRSLEQFDVNRPFKPWLMGVVMRQIHAYRRKRWTHLRMVKKVEQTDLMLEHDFTSDVVDRLSNRRLLASVDRLPFKLKQVIILHYLNEYSQEESASILGIPVGTVKSRIHAALQKLRQKPDNHTLFKGKVEDLHEFQ from the coding sequence ATGAAACATCCAAATGAATATTCTCAGCTTATTGCGCTTACGCTAGCCGGCAGTCGTGAAGCGTATGGTGAGCTATATGAAGCAACGATCCGGGATGTGTATCAGACCGTTCATTTCCTCGTTCGCGAAACCTCCGATGTGGATGATATCGTTCAGGAGATTTACATTCAGGTGCACCGTTCTCTTGAACAATTTGACGTAAACCGCCCCTTTAAGCCTTGGCTGATGGGAGTGGTCATGCGGCAAATTCATGCCTATCGAAGAAAGAGATGGACGCATCTCCGAATGGTTAAAAAAGTAGAACAAACAGATCTAATGCTGGAGCATGATTTCACGAGTGATGTTGTGGACAGGTTATCTAACCGCCGCCTGCTAGCAAGTGTAGATCGTCTTCCATTTAAGCTGAAGCAAGTGATTATTCTGCATTATTTAAACGAATATTCACAGGAAGAAAGTGCTTCTATACTGGGTATTCCGGTCGGAACCGTGAAATCCCGTATTCACGCTGCACTGCAGAAGCTTCGTCAGAAGCCAGACAATCATACTCTTTTTAAGGGAAAGGTGGAGGACCTGCATGAATTTCAATGA
- a CDS encoding copper amine oxidase N-terminal domain-containing protein, protein MNKIIIIGASTLFLAGCGASASIDMDTSMAINQTQTTEAPLKLIVDGETVLPSLPPFFSGDKVYVPARVLMEYYSSEQQWDNTMQTLTISDGSSRYVLKPGNEYMQGDGFQASLEGPAILRNGIFYIPADSLNSLSGATTQLNAAQTEVSITSGDVSTTVRTPSEPLAIATENDQVKLYTALKNGDTYEGFVVEVNGSKHTFNWEAPRLLSYTPEIHYADIDQDGQEEVVVILWLGTGTGMSMQELHVIKPNEWKEINVPSAEKAVSGLVTSKISNEKGDALIQIQVKGSTPSMVTMRYPERGEDGNLGDEAGIGAVTHYMVEEGKLKAETNVYIGFLESIGTLTFEYKSGRDGMEPKSIRFKPHEEYASYVVGKQL, encoded by the coding sequence ATGAATAAAATCATCATAATCGGAGCTAGCACGCTCTTTTTAGCCGGATGCGGAGCATCGGCATCTATAGATATGGATACATCAATGGCAATTAACCAAACACAAACTACTGAAGCACCACTAAAGCTAATCGTAGATGGTGAAACCGTTCTTCCTTCTCTTCCGCCTTTTTTCTCAGGTGATAAGGTCTACGTACCTGCTAGAGTACTCATGGAGTACTACTCATCTGAACAACAATGGGATAATACTATGCAAACCTTAACCATCTCTGATGGAAGCAGTAGATATGTTTTGAAGCCGGGCAATGAGTATATGCAAGGTGACGGATTTCAAGCCTCCCTTGAAGGTCCAGCCATTCTGCGCAACGGTATCTTCTATATTCCGGCAGACTCTCTAAACTCTCTGTCTGGTGCCACTACGCAGCTTAACGCCGCTCAAACAGAAGTATCAATTACATCAGGGGATGTTAGTACTACCGTAAGAACACCCAGCGAGCCTCTCGCTATTGCTACAGAAAATGACCAGGTTAAGCTGTATACTGCCCTTAAAAATGGCGATACCTATGAAGGATTTGTTGTAGAGGTGAACGGTAGCAAGCATACGTTTAATTGGGAAGCACCAAGATTGCTAAGTTACACTCCTGAGATTCATTATGCCGACATAGATCAGGATGGACAGGAAGAAGTTGTTGTCATACTGTGGCTTGGAACAGGCACGGGTATGTCTATGCAGGAGCTTCACGTGATTAAGCCTAACGAGTGGAAAGAAATAAATGTACCTTCCGCAGAAAAAGCTGTCTCAGGATTGGTGACCTCAAAAATCTCCAATGAAAAAGGCGATGCCCTAATTCAAATTCAGGTTAAAGGTTCAACTCCATCTATGGTTACTATGCGATATCCGGAGCGTGGCGAGGATGGCAATCTTGGCGATGAAGCCGGCATTGGTGCCGTTACTCACTACATGGTGGAAGAAGGCAAGCTAAAGGCTGAAACAAATGTATATATTGGATTTCTGGAGAGTATTGGCACACTAACCTTTGAATACAAATCGGGAAGAGATGGAATGGAACCTAAATCCATTCGCTTTAAGCCTCATGAAGAGTATGCCTCTTACGTAGTGGGTAAACAGCTATGA
- a CDS encoding TatD family hydrolase codes for MIDAHIHLEQYDSEVSEQMLRELPSLGIEALIAVSMNLDSCIRTQKLATTYPRVVRSAYGFHPEQPLPQETELSNLLEWIEGQPREDFIAVGEIGLPYYSRAEALERGEAFDMEPYIQLLDQLLELAARLDKPVVLHAVYEDALIACDLLVKHNIQRAHFHWFKGPEEAIARMIKNGYYISFTPDILYETEIQELARRYPPELVMAETDGPWPFEGSFAGKITHPSMIRDVAAAWGALHDYNPGQAEEILTANTKRFYSL; via the coding sequence ATGATTGATGCCCATATCCATTTAGAACAATACGATTCTGAGGTTTCGGAACAAATGTTGCGTGAGCTGCCTAGCTTGGGGATCGAAGCCCTGATTGCTGTCTCCATGAATTTAGACTCTTGCATTCGCACCCAAAAGCTTGCCACTACCTATCCCAGAGTGGTTCGCTCAGCTTATGGCTTTCATCCCGAACAACCATTACCACAGGAAACTGAGTTATCCAATCTGCTGGAATGGATTGAGGGTCAACCTCGGGAGGATTTCATCGCTGTGGGTGAAATTGGTCTGCCTTATTATTCACGTGCTGAGGCTTTGGAGCGCGGCGAAGCTTTTGATATGGAGCCTTATATTCAGCTTCTTGATCAGTTGCTTGAGCTTGCTGCACGCTTAGATAAACCTGTCGTGCTGCATGCTGTTTATGAGGATGCGCTGATTGCCTGTGATCTGCTAGTGAAACACAATATTCAGCGTGCCCACTTCCATTGGTTTAAGGGACCCGAGGAAGCCATTGCCCGTATGATTAAGAATGGATACTATATCTCTTTCACCCCTGATATCCTATACGAGACGGAGATTCAGGAGCTTGCCCGCCGCTATCCGCCAGAGCTTGTCATGGCGGAAACCGATGGCCCTTGGCCGTTTGAAGGATCTTTTGCGGGTAAAATCACCCATCCATCGATGATTCGAGACGTCGCCGCCGCTTGGGGAGCGCTCCATGACTACAACCCTGGCCAAGCGGAAGAGATACTAACTGCGAATACTAAGCGATTTTATAGCTTGTAA
- a CDS encoding DUF4367 domain-containing protein → MNSKEIQQKFSADLDESINDTAKDINGVGEYKELLELGRALAHKNFSEGSDKTAILNKARRTYASQEEGKGLRTKHRLRRPAVVLATLLVVGTLSVTFVQPSFAQELLSKVLQTINLGHIVAHEVEYSADYNVIPEELKGKIFDSNGNVLLTPDAAQKAGDVYNADGEKIIGFEDGRLVTQSERDQEKPEILIVKDSSKLNEYTIFDVGLPEYLPDGYTFDHAEFYKDDNGEVTNSKYIDLYFINKASDERITMQQRHADEETAYEMSTDGTIEKVKINGVDAVLYNGKAVDWEANGVLYGVTSANLDKDDLIKVAESIH, encoded by the coding sequence ATGAATAGTAAAGAAATACAGCAGAAGTTCTCTGCGGATTTAGATGAAAGTATAAATGACACTGCGAAAGACATAAACGGTGTCGGGGAGTATAAGGAGCTACTGGAGCTTGGCAGAGCTTTGGCCCATAAAAATTTCAGCGAGGGTTCAGACAAGACAGCCATTCTAAATAAGGCACGGAGAACGTATGCCAGCCAAGAGGAGGGGAAAGGATTGCGTACAAAGCATAGATTAAGACGTCCTGCTGTTGTACTAGCGACTTTGCTTGTAGTAGGTACATTAAGTGTAACTTTTGTGCAACCATCCTTCGCACAGGAGCTGTTATCTAAAGTATTGCAAACGATAAATTTAGGACATATTGTAGCCCATGAAGTAGAATACTCTGCGGATTACAATGTGATTCCGGAAGAATTGAAAGGTAAGATTTTTGATAGCAACGGAAATGTACTTTTGACCCCCGATGCAGCTCAAAAGGCTGGTGATGTTTACAATGCTGACGGGGAAAAAATCATAGGGTTTGAAGATGGTAGGTTGGTTACGCAATCTGAGAGGGATCAAGAGAAACCGGAAATATTGATCGTGAAGGATTCTAGCAAGCTAAATGAATATACCATTTTTGATGTGGGATTGCCGGAGTACTTGCCGGATGGTTATACCTTTGATCACGCTGAGTTTTATAAGGACGATAACGGTGAAGTAACTAACAGTAAATATATCGACCTATATTTTATTAATAAAGCCTCAGATGAGAGGATTACTATGCAGCAGCGGCACGCTGATGAAGAGACGGCTTATGAGATGTCGACGGACGGTACAATAGAAAAAGTGAAAATAAATGGAGTTGACGCTGTATTGTACAATGGCAAAGCTGTAGACTGGGAAGCCAATGGTGTGTTATACGGTGTAACATCCGCTAACTTGGATAAGGATGATTTGATCAAAGTAGCAGAGTCTATCCACTGA
- a CDS encoding histidine phosphatase family protein — MATFIYMVRHGESPKLPGGTERTRGLTAKGEADARKITEKLRLEGIQAFYSSPYLRAIHTIAGLAQEVGAEIQGVEDLREIHFSNGNKIMPDQELYPLLATMFADPHFVPVGGESIHTCQKRSVSVLQEILNKHSGQKVAIGTHGAVMTLMMNYFDANYDLDFLLQTTKPDIYKMEFAGGTLVGVERL; from the coding sequence ATGGCAACTTTTATTTATATGGTAAGGCATGGAGAGTCACCCAAGCTGCCCGGAGGAACTGAGAGAACACGTGGATTAACAGCGAAGGGGGAGGCGGATGCCCGTAAGATAACGGAAAAATTACGTCTCGAAGGAATTCAAGCCTTCTATTCAAGTCCATATCTTCGGGCTATACATACGATTGCTGGATTGGCACAGGAGGTAGGGGCAGAGATTCAAGGAGTTGAAGATCTTCGGGAAATCCATTTTTCGAACGGAAATAAGATCATGCCTGACCAGGAGCTATATCCATTACTGGCAACAATGTTTGCTGATCCGCATTTTGTTCCGGTTGGTGGGGAATCCATTCATACGTGTCAGAAGCGATCAGTTAGCGTGCTGCAAGAAATACTGAATAAACACAGTGGGCAAAAGGTTGCGATTGGCACTCACGGTGCAGTCATGACGCTTATGATGAATTATTTTGACGCCAATTATGATCTGGATTTTCTACTACAAACCACAAAGCCGGATATTTATAAAATGGAATTCGCAGGCGGAACGTTAGTGGGTGTAGAAAGGTTGTGA
- a CDS encoding sigma-70 family RNA polymerase sigma factor, with protein sequence MQERALLHPFVKEKIQAKTDIDALFTTIFETFYKRIFNYMAYRVSSLHTAEDLTSLVFEKTLAKLSTYSQEKAPLEVWLFAIARNVVNDHYRSLKRRSFFSLDAVKELVSSRKDPESMILQGERNGKLIKALNTLNSRERNIVALKFGANLKNIEIAQVTGITESNIGVILYRTMKKLKTEIGSVEQL encoded by the coding sequence ATGCAAGAGCGCGCATTGCTTCACCCCTTTGTTAAAGAGAAAATCCAAGCAAAAACGGATATAGATGCTTTATTCACAACGATTTTCGAAACCTTCTATAAAAGAATATTTAACTATATGGCTTATCGGGTTAGCTCACTCCATACGGCCGAGGATCTGACAAGCTTGGTCTTTGAGAAAACATTAGCTAAGCTTTCGACTTATTCCCAAGAAAAAGCTCCTTTGGAGGTATGGTTGTTTGCCATCGCTAGGAATGTGGTCAATGACCATTACAGAAGTCTGAAGCGGCGCAGTTTCTTCTCGCTGGATGCCGTCAAGGAACTGGTTTCTAGCAGGAAAGATCCGGAAAGCATGATCCTCCAGGGAGAACGCAATGGCAAGCTAATTAAAGCGTTGAACACGCTGAACTCGAGGGAAAGAAATATTGTGGCTCTTAAATTTGGGGCAAACCTGAAGAACATTGAGATCGCACAGGTTACGGGGATCACAGAGAGCAACATTGGTGTGATTCTCTACCGGACTATGAAGAAGCTGAAGACTGAAATAGGGAGCGTGGAGCAACTATGA
- a CDS encoding helix-turn-helix transcriptional regulator, translating to MKQMTIRAELADYLKKHGTTINQFAEMSKVNSGTISNIINGNRPIAMQQLDRITEGMGLEEGSYYDLYVDECFVHSNPNWRRLRPFLYRCAELDKLECMARVVGIMMDSLSYTPSLFDTAEDFFTQGKHKAAAMLYQSVAESEKYQHSERLALCQYRLFTIALGEDQDANLRAAVQFEGFVNRLDEVDQLDALKDLANTYSALRHWDKVKAMAKEMGNKATIQYHAKYDRARKSRLQKEPEIPLFSYIQYSYVLRSVVYRELGDYDRALHYVNLYMDMNWIREDTEEALQLMNQCMEWARGNIYLLRILKGDVTVLPEYVAYIEQREEEILSGLFKIVQAANYYQFNVDDILLRFEQKISDCRDRQVESRSYNQQIFEDRYTNLMAELAFYYMKRNNYKISINYIMESLEYSININSESCIIKCVGMFEQLRHTASLETQKEYQNLISKVQRIYEKNNGFVIS from the coding sequence ATGAAGCAGATGACCATTCGTGCAGAACTGGCGGACTATCTCAAGAAGCATGGAACAACGATCAATCAGTTCGCAGAGATGTCTAAAGTAAATTCAGGCACGATCAGTAATATCATTAATGGGAATCGCCCAATAGCCATGCAACAATTAGATCGGATTACAGAAGGTATGGGTTTAGAAGAAGGTAGCTACTATGATTTGTATGTGGATGAGTGTTTTGTACACTCCAATCCGAATTGGAGGCGTCTTCGGCCATTTCTATATCGCTGTGCAGAGCTAGACAAGCTGGAATGTATGGCACGGGTAGTTGGGATCATGATGGACAGCTTATCTTATACGCCTTCGTTATTTGATACTGCGGAAGATTTTTTTACGCAAGGGAAACATAAAGCAGCAGCGATGTTATATCAGAGCGTGGCTGAGAGTGAGAAGTATCAGCATTCAGAGCGGTTGGCCCTTTGCCAATACAGGTTATTCACGATCGCTTTGGGTGAGGATCAGGATGCTAATTTACGAGCAGCTGTGCAATTTGAAGGATTTGTTAACCGGCTTGATGAGGTGGACCAGCTTGATGCGCTGAAAGATTTGGCGAATACATATAGTGCTTTACGACATTGGGACAAGGTAAAGGCAATGGCTAAGGAAATGGGGAATAAAGCAACGATTCAATATCATGCCAAATACGACCGTGCCAGAAAAAGTAGACTTCAAAAGGAACCTGAAATACCACTATTCTCATATATTCAATACTCTTACGTGTTGCGTTCAGTAGTTTATAGAGAGCTAGGAGATTATGATAGAGCTTTACATTATGTTAACCTTTATATGGATATGAACTGGATTCGGGAAGACACGGAAGAAGCTTTGCAGCTTATGAATCAATGTATGGAGTGGGCAAGGGGTAATATTTACTTGCTGCGAATTTTAAAAGGGGATGTAACGGTGCTGCCGGAATACGTGGCATACATTGAACAAAGAGAGGAAGAAATCCTTTCTGGTCTTTTCAAAATTGTTCAAGCAGCTAATTACTACCAATTTAACGTGGATGATATTCTTCTGCGGTTTGAGCAAAAAATATCGGATTGTAGAGATCGGCAGGTAGAGAGTAGATCCTATAATCAACAAATCTTCGAAGATAGATACACCAATTTGATGGCTGAGTTAGCTTTTTATTATATGAAAAGAAATAATTATAAGATTAGTATAAATTACATAATGGAAAGTTTGGAATATTCAATTAATATCAATAGCGAATCATGCATTATAAAATGTGTTGGAATGTTCGAACAGCTTCGACATACGGCATCATTAGAAACGCAAAAAGAATACCAAAACCTAATTAGTAAGGTACAGCGAATTTACGAAAAGAACAATGGTTTTGTTATTTCTTAG